The proteins below are encoded in one region of Neodiprion virginianus isolate iyNeoVirg1 chromosome 7, iyNeoVirg1.1, whole genome shotgun sequence:
- the LOC124309538 gene encoding PH-interacting protein isoform X1, whose product MEGHKSRNESVVAPELYFLIAKFLAAGPCQETAQLLKRELERAKILPQRRDWEGNLHNQTFEELERKYAHIAPQHLLQICARIGPVLEKEVPPCIPGAVSLLGAGRQSLLRTKEDFMQQILGVLAYSIRQGGRPFLDPPGITNCHNIVRVIQGRENSGPLTRRQALPTRFYTKMQLYRHTLGHLSAVYCVLYDRTGKYIITGADDLLVKVWSAIDGRLLATFRGASSEIMDIAVNFDNTLLAAGSLDRILRVWCFQTMSPVAVLSGHSGMITSVNFCPISCNGVNYLVSTSTDGSVAFWPHTKNGKERAMFQTKPIQYHEKMRPGQAQMICASFSPGGAFMAAGSADHNVRVYAMLGDEGPRRVLEVEAHTDTVDSIQWAHYGLRFISGSKDGTANVWHFEQQQWINRRLLMTTKLPGEPEVEDDTNKKAKVTMVSWDVSDEWVITAVNDSSLKVWDVRTGELRQVLKGHRDEVFVLESHPTDPRVLLSAGHDGQLIIWDILSTEPVACFQNFIEGQGHGAVFDAKWAPDGTMLAATDSHGHLLLYGFGSGVERLKVVPKELFFHTDYRPLIRDSNHYVLDEQTQTAPHLMPPPFLVDVDGNPYPPALQRLVPGRENCRGEQLVPNIAVGAGGMQEVIEGLPTFEPRSNIDRLIEALAQRQNINAEGENIGDEDNQGEPLLRHIASPRGSRPGLRRAGDVEGVRQSSGNWQRDNTTPWNKPILARPISYAVLDTITKTLNATAEMELEHWRREMRRRPATANPTEGLGGVRGLLGNRKKNRGTRHGYRTRAARGEDREDDEFENSDNVDVTGSSASSNNNDSSAREEDLCSDSSSSDSSSEYSDWNAHQGVNLEPPKRSKRKPVKKRSVTPPSESDRRRSQRPRKKIIPVPNGIGEVPEAFRPPEWLSAIIPRKAPYYPQMGDEIVYFRQGHQFYIDAVRNKKVYELSPRCEPWSKMTIRAQEFVKVVGIKYEIRPPRLCCLKLAVMDEDGRLTGDNFTIKYHDMADVLDFLVLRQTFETALARSWSEGDRFRCMIDDGWWMGQIQSMEPLDDNFPESFFMCFRVRWDNGEFEKMSPWDLEPVDEDRLPAEIGGAVPVLPEEIEATLYQPHAEEWPMGDREATCRRIIRGLDQVMTLAIAEPFVVPVDLNIYPAYAFVVEYPIDLSTIKARFENHFYRRITSAQFDVRYLATNAEQFNEPHSQIVKQARIVTDLCLRVIKDMTELDVPAVYHQLVDTYQSSDSDEDIVDKNRPSTSSQQPSSSRSLRSQESISDWKVACRQLLESLWQCEDSIPFREPVDRLEHPDYYQIIDTPMDLRTVKEDLLGGNYETPMEFSKDIKLIFTNSKNYNTNKRSRTQILIYSMTVRLSAMFEEHMRRILYNWKSARRRSQINNGMAKGKRKTSARLTNGAGSSRVRPPPSSAEEEEEEEEEEEEEEEEEEEMDVNNVDKNERQLAPKTTRTLQNADGPGPSRLANGHGTRAGGGSRPKISLRISRKVTPSKKNGNSDSDQSDDSEATIESESSDSAPMRKTRAARRTVVSNGAGDSDSGDSYKPGGRGKQTRKNRAKNGKSSRQNKPKAKPFVVADDDDDEDEDNQFMEPESTEDESEAEEVVTRSSKRQLRKLAPVQDVTKQQEKEDEDEDDDEEEEEDASEDEKSKEEESDDESDEKETRRQSAAQRLRINQDSDSETSDVPFETARSKRNERVSRDSDSQDAGIQPRRSVKRPRYNVDSDESNSVPIRNRRKIKRRYYNEDSDESVPEPAISISSRGRVRKMTARARAFLLESP is encoded by the exons ATGGAGGGCCACAAGTCAAGGAACGAGTCAGTGGTTGCTCCAG AGTTGTATTTCCTAATCGCCAAGTTTCTCGCCGCTGGACCTTGCCAGGAGACGGCTCAA cttCTGAAACGCGAATTAGAACGAGCTAAG ATCCTGCCTCAGAGGAGGGACTGGGAGGGAAATCTGCACAATCAAACCTTCGAGGAATTG gAGCGTAAATACGCACATATTGCGCCGCAACATTTACTGCAAATATGTGCTCGAATCGGTCCAGTCTTGGAGAAAGAGGTGCCGCCTTGTATTCCAGGAGCTGTATCGCTTCTTGGTGCGGGGCGTCAGTCTTTACTACGTACAAAAGAAG ATTTCATGCAACAAATACTCGGCGTTTTAGCTTATTCAATAAGGCAAGGAGGAAGACCATTCCTCGATCCGCCTGGCATTACAAACTGCCACAATATTG TTCGTGTAATACAGGGTAGAGAAAACTCGGGACCTTTGACTCGGCGTCAAGCATTACCGACTAGGTTTTACACTAAAATGCAATTGTACAGACATACCTTGGGCCACTTATCGGCTGTGTATTGTGTTCTTTACGATCGCACTGGCAAGTACATTATCACTGGTGCTGACGATCTGCTCGTTAAAGTATGGAGTGCGATAGACGGCCGACTTTTAGCAACCTTCAGGGGAGCTTCATCTGAAATAATGGACATTGCTGTAAATTTCGATAATACTCTTCTGGCCGCTGGAAGCTTAGATCGAATTTTGAGGGTCTGGTGTTTCCAAACGATGTCTCCT GTGGCTGTGTTATCGGGACATTCGGGCATGATTACGTCTGTCAACTTTTGTCCAATTTCGTGCAATGGTGTTAATTACCTTGTGTCCACAAGCACTGACGGCTCAGTAGCGTTTTGGCCCCACACTAAGAACGGAAAAGAACGAGCAATGTTCCA GACGAAGCCGATTCAATATCACGAAAAAATGCGACCTGGTCAGGCACAAATGATATGTGCATCGTTTAGTCCTGGGGGGGCTTTTATGGCAGCAGGATCTGCAGATCATAATGTCCGTGTTTACGCCATGCTTGGAGATGAAGGGCCACGAAGAGTGCTCGAAGTTGAGGCACACACAGACACAGTGGACAGTATTCAGTGGGCTCACTACGGTCTTCGCTTTATATCGGGATCCAAAGACGGCACTGCCAACGTTTGGCATTTTGAACAACAGCAGTGGATAAATAGGAGACTTCTCATGACTACCAAACTTCCTGG AGAACCCGAGGTAGAAGATGATACAAACAAGAAAGCTAAGGTAACCATGGTTAGTTGGGACGTCAGCGATGAGTGGGTGATCACGGCTGTCAATGATAGTTCGTTGAAAGTGTGGGACGTGAGGACTGGGGAGCTCAGGCAAGTCCTGAAAGGTCACAGAGACGAAGTCTTCGTTTTAGAATCTCACCCAACCGATCCGAGAGTTCTTTTGAGCGCGGGTCACGACGGGCAGCTTATTATATGGGACATACTGAGCACAGAGCCTGTGGCTTGCTTCCAGAATTTTATCGAAGGTCAAGGTCACGGTGCAGTGTTCGATGCTAAATGGGCACCAGATGGTACAATGCTTGCAGCTACAGATTCGCACGGCCACCTTCTTCTCTACGGGTTTGGTTCTGGCGTGGAAAGGCTCAAAGTT GTCCCTAAAGAACTTTTCTTCCACACGGATTACCGTCCGCTTATCAGGGATTCAAATCACTACGTTTTGGATGAACAAACGCAAACGGCGCCTCATCTTATGCCTCCGCCATTTCTGGTTGATGTTGATGGTAACCCATACCCTCCTGCCTTGCAACGATTGGTTCCGGGTAGAGAGAACTGTCGCGGGGAACAATTGGTGCCAAATATAGCGGTCGGCGCTGGAG GAATGCAAGAAGTAATTGAAGGCTTACCGACTTTTGAGCCACGCTCCAACATTGATAGACTAATCGAAGCTCTTGCTCAAAGGCAAAACATCAATGCCGAGGGAGAAAATATAGGTGACGAAGATAATCAAGGTGAACCGCTGCTACGGCATATAGCTAGTCCTCGTGGAAGCAGACCTGGATTACGCAGAGCTGGTGATGTGGAAGGAGTAAGACAAAGCAGCGGTAACTGGCAGAGGGACAACACAACCCCTTGGAACAAGCCTATCCTTGCAAGACCGATCAGCTATGCTGTTCTTGATACTATTACTAAAACGCT TAATGCCACAGCCGAGATGGAACTTGAACACTGGAGACGAGAGATGCGACGCAGACCAGCTACAGCAAATCCTACCGAAGGATTGGGCGGGGTGCGTGGTCTGTTGggaaatcgtaaaaaaaatagaggCACGCGTCATGGGTACAGAACGAGAGCAGCTCGAGGCGAGGATCGGGAGGATGACGAGTTTGAG AATTCAGACAATGTGGATGTTACTGGGAGTTCAGCCAGCAGTAATAATAACGATTCTTCGGCACGCGAAGAAGACTTATGTTCGGATAGCTCAAGCTCCGACTCCAGCAGTGAATATTCAGATTGGAATGCACATCAAGGCGTAAATTTAGAGCCACCGAAACGTAGTAAAAGAAAACCAGTAAAAAAACGTTCCGTCACCCCGCCGAGTGAGTCTGACAGAAGACGCAGTCAAAGACCTAGAAAGAAG ATTATACCAGTACCGAACGGTATTGGCGAAGTACCCGAAGCTTTCCGTCCACCGGAATGGCTATCGGCGATAATTCCGAGAAAAGCTCCCTACTATCCGCAAATGGGTGATGAAATAGTATATTTTCGACAAGGTCACCAGTTTTACATCGACGCCGTTCGCAACAAGAAAGTTTACGAACTTAGTCCGCGTTGTGAGCCTTGGTCGAAGATGACTATAAGG GCTCAAGAGTTTGTTAAAGTAGtgggaataaaatatgaaataagaCCGCCCCGTCTTTGCTGCTTGAAACTGGCTGTGATGGACGAAGATGGTCGATTGACCGGTGATAATTTTACCATAAAATATCACGATATGGCGGACGTTTTGGACTTTCTTGTACTCAGACAAACGTTCGAAACAGCTCTGGCCCGCAGCTGGTCAGAAGGCGATCGCTTTAGATGCATGATCGACGATGGCTGGTGGATGGGACAAATTCAGTCGATGGAACCGCTGGATGATAACTTCCCAGAGTCATTTTTCATGTGCTTTCGCGTCAGATGGGACAATGGAGAATTCGAAAAGATGAGTCCCTGGGATCTCGAGCCTGTGGACGAGGACA GACTTCCAGCAGAAATTGGCGGTGCTGTTCCTGTACTTCCCGAGGAAATCGAGGCGACACTCTATCAGCCACATGCGGAAGAATGGCCAATGGGAGACAGGGAAGCTACTTGTCGCAGGATAATAAGAGGCCTTGACCAAGTTATGACGCTTGCAATTGCAGAGCCATTCGTCGTTCCAGTTGATCTCAATATTTATCCCGCCTATGCGTTTGTCGTTGAATACCCGATAGATTTATCGACAATCAAAGCACGGttcgaaaatcatttttataggAGAATCACGTCAGCTCAGTTTGACGTAAGGTACCTGGCGACTAATGCTGAACAATTCAACGAGCCTCATAGTCAAATTGTCAAACAGGCTAGAATAGTGACAGATTTATGCCTCAGAGTAATAAA aGATATGACCGAGCTCGACGTTCCAGCTGTTTATCATCAATTGGTAGATACCTATCAATCCTCAGATTCTGACGAAGATATAGTAGACAAAAACAGACCATCAACCAGTTCTCAACAGCCTTCATCTAGCAGAAGTTTGCGTTCGCAAGAAAGTATCAGCGACTGGAAAGTTGCTTGTCGACAATTACTAGAAAGTTTATGGCAGTGCGAGGATTCCATACCTTTTAG AGAACCAGTTGACAGGCTTGAACACCCCGATTATTACCAAATAATTGATACCCCAATGGATCTACGTACTGTTAAAGAAGATTTACTTGGTGGAAACTATGAGACTCCAATGGAATTTTCTAAAGATATAAAGTTAATCTTcacaaatagtaaaaattacaaCACCAACAAACGATCGAGG ACACAGATTCTG ATATATTCGATGACAGTAAGACTTTCCGCCATGTTTGAGGAACATATGCGAAGGATTTTGTACAACTGGAAGTCTGCTAGGAGACGCAGTCAAATCAACAATGGGATGGCTAAAGGGAAAAGGAAGACCTCTGCACGTTTAACTAACGGAGCTG GCTCATCAAGAGTGAGACCACCCCCAAGCAGtgccgaagaagaagaagaagaagaggaggaagaagaggaggaggaggaggaggaagaggagatGGATGTTAATAATGTCGACAAAAATGAAAGACAATTGGCACCCAAAACCACCAGGACTTTGCAGAATGCTGATGGACCTG GCCCCTCTCGACTAGCTAACGGTCATGGTACCAGAGCTGGTGGCGGATCTCGTCCAAAGATTAGTCTCAGGATATCTCGCAAGGTGACACCAAGTAAAAAGAATGGTAACAGCGATAGCGATCAAAGTGATGATTCTGAAGCGACGATTGAAAGTGAGAGCAGTGACAGTGCTCCGATGCGGAAAACTCGGGCGGCGAGGAGGACCGTGGTTAGCAATGGGGCGGGTGATAGTGATTCTGGGGATAGTTACAAGCCAGGGGGGCGTGGCAAACAGACGCGAAAAAATAGGGCTAAGAATGGAAAGTCTAGTCGACAGAATAAACCAAAAGCTAAACCGTTCGTAGTTGcggatgacgatgatgacgagGATGAAGATAATCAGTTTATGGAGCCTGAAAGTACAGAGGATGAAAGCGAGGCGGAGGAAGTTGTTACGAGAAGTTCGAAAAGACAATTGCGAAAACTCGCGCCTGTTCAAGATGTAACAAAGcaacaagaaaaagaagacgaagatgaagatgacgatgaagaggaagaggaagacgCAAGCGAGGACGAAAAAAGTAAGGAAGAGGAAAGCGACGATGAATCGGACGAAAAGGAAACTCGGAGACAATCTGCAGCTCAAAGATTGCGTATCAATCAAGATAGTGACAGTGAAACGTCGGATGTACCCTTTGAAACTGCGAGAAGTAAAAGAAACGAGAGAGTGTCTAGAGATTCTGACAGTCAAGACGCCGGCATCCAACCTCGAAGATCTGTTAAACGACCTCGTTATAACGTAGATAGCGATGAAAGTAATTCCGTACCTATAAGAAATCGGCGAAAAATTAAACGGCGATATTATAACGAAGATAGCGACGAAAGCGTACCCGAACCTGCCATTAGTATCAGTAGTAGAGGAAGAGTTAGAAAAATGACTGCACGTGCTAGGGCATTTCTTCTCGAGTCACCCTAG
- the LOC124309538 gene encoding PH-interacting protein isoform X3: protein MEGHKSRNESVVAPELYFLIAKFLAAGPCQETAQLLKRELERAKILPQRRDWEGNLHNQTFEELERKYAHIAPQHLLQICARIGPVLEKEVPPCIPGAVSLLGAGRQSLLRTKEDFMQQILGVLAYSIRQGGRPFLDPPGITNCHNIVRVIQGRENSGPLTRRQALPTRFYTKMQLYRHTLGHLSAVYCVLYDRTGKYIITGADDLLVKVWSAIDGRLLATFRGASSEIMDIAVNFDNTLLAAGSLDRILRVWCFQTMSPVAVLSGHSGMITSVNFCPISCNGVNYLVSTSTDGSVAFWPHTKNGKERAMFQTKPIQYHEKMRPGQAQMICASFSPGGAFMAAGSADHNVRVYAMLGDEGPRRVLEVEAHTDTVDSIQWAHYGLRFISGSKDGTANVWHFEQQQWINRRLLMTTKLPGEPEVEDDTNKKAKVTMVSWDVSDEWVITAVNDSSLKVWDVRTGELRQVLKGHRDEVFVLESHPTDPRVLLSAGHDGQLIIWDILSTEPVACFQNFIEGQGHGAVFDAKWAPDGTMLAATDSHGHLLLYGFGSGVERLKVVPKELFFHTDYRPLIRDSNHYVLDEQTQTAPHLMPPPFLVDVDGNPYPPALQRLVPGRENCRGEQLVPNIAVGAGGMQEVIEGLPTFEPRSNIDRLIEALAQRQNINAEGENIGDEDNQGEPLLRHIASPRGSRPGLRRAGDVEGVRQSSGNWQRDNTTPWNKPILARPISYAVLDTITKTLNATAEMELEHWRREMRRRPATANPTEGLGGVRGLLGNRKKNRGTRHGYRTRAARGEDREDDEFENSDNVDVTGSSASSNNNDSSAREEDLCSDSSSSDSSSEYSDWNAHQGVNLEPPKRSKRKPVKKRSVTPPSESDRRRSQRPRKKIIPVPNGIGEVPEAFRPPEWLSAIIPRKAPYYPQMGDEIVYFRQGHQFYIDAVRNKKVYELSPRCEPWSKMTIRAQEFVKVVGIKYEIRPPRLCCLKLAVMDEDGRLTGDNFTIKYHDMADVLDFLVLRQTFETALARSWSEGDRFRCMIDDGWWMGQIQSMEPLDDNFPESFFMCFRVRWDNGEFEKMSPWDLEPVDEDKIGGAVPVLPEEIEATLYQPHAEEWPMGDREATCRRIIRGLDQVMTLAIAEPFVVPVDLNIYPAYAFVVEYPIDLSTIKARFENHFYRRITSAQFDVRYLATNAEQFNEPHSQIVKQARIVTDLCLRVIKDMTELDVPAVYHQLVDTYQSSDSDEDIVDKNRPSTSSQQPSSSRSLRSQESISDWKVACRQLLESLWQCEDSIPFREPVDRLEHPDYYQIIDTPMDLRTVKEDLLGGNYETPMEFSKDIKLIFTNSKNYNTNKRSRTQILIYSMTVRLSAMFEEHMRRILYNWKSARRRSQINNGMAKGKRKTSARLTNGAGSSRVRPPPSSAEEEEEEEEEEEEEEEEEEEMDVNNVDKNERQLAPKTTRTLQNADGPGPSRLANGHGTRAGGGSRPKISLRISRKVTPSKKNGNSDSDQSDDSEATIESESSDSAPMRKTRAARRTVVSNGAGDSDSGDSYKPGGRGKQTRKNRAKNGKSSRQNKPKAKPFVVADDDDDEDEDNQFMEPESTEDESEAEEVVTRSSKRQLRKLAPVQDVTKQQEKEDEDEDDDEEEEEDASEDEKSKEEESDDESDEKETRRQSAAQRLRINQDSDSETSDVPFETARSKRNERVSRDSDSQDAGIQPRRSVKRPRYNVDSDESNSVPIRNRRKIKRRYYNEDSDESVPEPAISISSRGRVRKMTARARAFLLESP, encoded by the exons ATGGAGGGCCACAAGTCAAGGAACGAGTCAGTGGTTGCTCCAG AGTTGTATTTCCTAATCGCCAAGTTTCTCGCCGCTGGACCTTGCCAGGAGACGGCTCAA cttCTGAAACGCGAATTAGAACGAGCTAAG ATCCTGCCTCAGAGGAGGGACTGGGAGGGAAATCTGCACAATCAAACCTTCGAGGAATTG gAGCGTAAATACGCACATATTGCGCCGCAACATTTACTGCAAATATGTGCTCGAATCGGTCCAGTCTTGGAGAAAGAGGTGCCGCCTTGTATTCCAGGAGCTGTATCGCTTCTTGGTGCGGGGCGTCAGTCTTTACTACGTACAAAAGAAG ATTTCATGCAACAAATACTCGGCGTTTTAGCTTATTCAATAAGGCAAGGAGGAAGACCATTCCTCGATCCGCCTGGCATTACAAACTGCCACAATATTG TTCGTGTAATACAGGGTAGAGAAAACTCGGGACCTTTGACTCGGCGTCAAGCATTACCGACTAGGTTTTACACTAAAATGCAATTGTACAGACATACCTTGGGCCACTTATCGGCTGTGTATTGTGTTCTTTACGATCGCACTGGCAAGTACATTATCACTGGTGCTGACGATCTGCTCGTTAAAGTATGGAGTGCGATAGACGGCCGACTTTTAGCAACCTTCAGGGGAGCTTCATCTGAAATAATGGACATTGCTGTAAATTTCGATAATACTCTTCTGGCCGCTGGAAGCTTAGATCGAATTTTGAGGGTCTGGTGTTTCCAAACGATGTCTCCT GTGGCTGTGTTATCGGGACATTCGGGCATGATTACGTCTGTCAACTTTTGTCCAATTTCGTGCAATGGTGTTAATTACCTTGTGTCCACAAGCACTGACGGCTCAGTAGCGTTTTGGCCCCACACTAAGAACGGAAAAGAACGAGCAATGTTCCA GACGAAGCCGATTCAATATCACGAAAAAATGCGACCTGGTCAGGCACAAATGATATGTGCATCGTTTAGTCCTGGGGGGGCTTTTATGGCAGCAGGATCTGCAGATCATAATGTCCGTGTTTACGCCATGCTTGGAGATGAAGGGCCACGAAGAGTGCTCGAAGTTGAGGCACACACAGACACAGTGGACAGTATTCAGTGGGCTCACTACGGTCTTCGCTTTATATCGGGATCCAAAGACGGCACTGCCAACGTTTGGCATTTTGAACAACAGCAGTGGATAAATAGGAGACTTCTCATGACTACCAAACTTCCTGG AGAACCCGAGGTAGAAGATGATACAAACAAGAAAGCTAAGGTAACCATGGTTAGTTGGGACGTCAGCGATGAGTGGGTGATCACGGCTGTCAATGATAGTTCGTTGAAAGTGTGGGACGTGAGGACTGGGGAGCTCAGGCAAGTCCTGAAAGGTCACAGAGACGAAGTCTTCGTTTTAGAATCTCACCCAACCGATCCGAGAGTTCTTTTGAGCGCGGGTCACGACGGGCAGCTTATTATATGGGACATACTGAGCACAGAGCCTGTGGCTTGCTTCCAGAATTTTATCGAAGGTCAAGGTCACGGTGCAGTGTTCGATGCTAAATGGGCACCAGATGGTACAATGCTTGCAGCTACAGATTCGCACGGCCACCTTCTTCTCTACGGGTTTGGTTCTGGCGTGGAAAGGCTCAAAGTT GTCCCTAAAGAACTTTTCTTCCACACGGATTACCGTCCGCTTATCAGGGATTCAAATCACTACGTTTTGGATGAACAAACGCAAACGGCGCCTCATCTTATGCCTCCGCCATTTCTGGTTGATGTTGATGGTAACCCATACCCTCCTGCCTTGCAACGATTGGTTCCGGGTAGAGAGAACTGTCGCGGGGAACAATTGGTGCCAAATATAGCGGTCGGCGCTGGAG GAATGCAAGAAGTAATTGAAGGCTTACCGACTTTTGAGCCACGCTCCAACATTGATAGACTAATCGAAGCTCTTGCTCAAAGGCAAAACATCAATGCCGAGGGAGAAAATATAGGTGACGAAGATAATCAAGGTGAACCGCTGCTACGGCATATAGCTAGTCCTCGTGGAAGCAGACCTGGATTACGCAGAGCTGGTGATGTGGAAGGAGTAAGACAAAGCAGCGGTAACTGGCAGAGGGACAACACAACCCCTTGGAACAAGCCTATCCTTGCAAGACCGATCAGCTATGCTGTTCTTGATACTATTACTAAAACGCT TAATGCCACAGCCGAGATGGAACTTGAACACTGGAGACGAGAGATGCGACGCAGACCAGCTACAGCAAATCCTACCGAAGGATTGGGCGGGGTGCGTGGTCTGTTGggaaatcgtaaaaaaaatagaggCACGCGTCATGGGTACAGAACGAGAGCAGCTCGAGGCGAGGATCGGGAGGATGACGAGTTTGAG AATTCAGACAATGTGGATGTTACTGGGAGTTCAGCCAGCAGTAATAATAACGATTCTTCGGCACGCGAAGAAGACTTATGTTCGGATAGCTCAAGCTCCGACTCCAGCAGTGAATATTCAGATTGGAATGCACATCAAGGCGTAAATTTAGAGCCACCGAAACGTAGTAAAAGAAAACCAGTAAAAAAACGTTCCGTCACCCCGCCGAGTGAGTCTGACAGAAGACGCAGTCAAAGACCTAGAAAGAAG ATTATACCAGTACCGAACGGTATTGGCGAAGTACCCGAAGCTTTCCGTCCACCGGAATGGCTATCGGCGATAATTCCGAGAAAAGCTCCCTACTATCCGCAAATGGGTGATGAAATAGTATATTTTCGACAAGGTCACCAGTTTTACATCGACGCCGTTCGCAACAAGAAAGTTTACGAACTTAGTCCGCGTTGTGAGCCTTGGTCGAAGATGACTATAAGG GCTCAAGAGTTTGTTAAAGTAGtgggaataaaatatgaaataagaCCGCCCCGTCTTTGCTGCTTGAAACTGGCTGTGATGGACGAAGATGGTCGATTGACCGGTGATAATTTTACCATAAAATATCACGATATGGCGGACGTTTTGGACTTTCTTGTACTCAGACAAACGTTCGAAACAGCTCTGGCCCGCAGCTGGTCAGAAGGCGATCGCTTTAGATGCATGATCGACGATGGCTGGTGGATGGGACAAATTCAGTCGATGGAACCGCTGGATGATAACTTCCCAGAGTCATTTTTCATGTGCTTTCGCGTCAGATGGGACAATGGAGAATTCGAAAAGATGAGTCCCTGGGATCTCGAGCCTGTGGACGAGGACA AAATTGGCGGTGCTGTTCCTGTACTTCCCGAGGAAATCGAGGCGACACTCTATCAGCCACATGCGGAAGAATGGCCAATGGGAGACAGGGAAGCTACTTGTCGCAGGATAATAAGAGGCCTTGACCAAGTTATGACGCTTGCAATTGCAGAGCCATTCGTCGTTCCAGTTGATCTCAATATTTATCCCGCCTATGCGTTTGTCGTTGAATACCCGATAGATTTATCGACAATCAAAGCACGGttcgaaaatcatttttataggAGAATCACGTCAGCTCAGTTTGACGTAAGGTACCTGGCGACTAATGCTGAACAATTCAACGAGCCTCATAGTCAAATTGTCAAACAGGCTAGAATAGTGACAGATTTATGCCTCAGAGTAATAAA aGATATGACCGAGCTCGACGTTCCAGCTGTTTATCATCAATTGGTAGATACCTATCAATCCTCAGATTCTGACGAAGATATAGTAGACAAAAACAGACCATCAACCAGTTCTCAACAGCCTTCATCTAGCAGAAGTTTGCGTTCGCAAGAAAGTATCAGCGACTGGAAAGTTGCTTGTCGACAATTACTAGAAAGTTTATGGCAGTGCGAGGATTCCATACCTTTTAG AGAACCAGTTGACAGGCTTGAACACCCCGATTATTACCAAATAATTGATACCCCAATGGATCTACGTACTGTTAAAGAAGATTTACTTGGTGGAAACTATGAGACTCCAATGGAATTTTCTAAAGATATAAAGTTAATCTTcacaaatagtaaaaattacaaCACCAACAAACGATCGAGG ACACAGATTCTG ATATATTCGATGACAGTAAGACTTTCCGCCATGTTTGAGGAACATATGCGAAGGATTTTGTACAACTGGAAGTCTGCTAGGAGACGCAGTCAAATCAACAATGGGATGGCTAAAGGGAAAAGGAAGACCTCTGCACGTTTAACTAACGGAGCTG GCTCATCAAGAGTGAGACCACCCCCAAGCAGtgccgaagaagaagaagaagaagaggaggaagaagaggaggaggaggaggaggaagaggagatGGATGTTAATAATGTCGACAAAAATGAAAGACAATTGGCACCCAAAACCACCAGGACTTTGCAGAATGCTGATGGACCTG GCCCCTCTCGACTAGCTAACGGTCATGGTACCAGAGCTGGTGGCGGATCTCGTCCAAAGATTAGTCTCAGGATATCTCGCAAGGTGACACCAAGTAAAAAGAATGGTAACAGCGATAGCGATCAAAGTGATGATTCTGAAGCGACGATTGAAAGTGAGAGCAGTGACAGTGCTCCGATGCGGAAAACTCGGGCGGCGAGGAGGACCGTGGTTAGCAATGGGGCGGGTGATAGTGATTCTGGGGATAGTTACAAGCCAGGGGGGCGTGGCAAACAGACGCGAAAAAATAGGGCTAAGAATGGAAAGTCTAGTCGACAGAATAAACCAAAAGCTAAACCGTTCGTAGTTGcggatgacgatgatgacgagGATGAAGATAATCAGTTTATGGAGCCTGAAAGTACAGAGGATGAAAGCGAGGCGGAGGAAGTTGTTACGAGAAGTTCGAAAAGACAATTGCGAAAACTCGCGCCTGTTCAAGATGTAACAAAGcaacaagaaaaagaagacgaagatgaagatgacgatgaagaggaagaggaagacgCAAGCGAGGACGAAAAAAGTAAGGAAGAGGAAAGCGACGATGAATCGGACGAAAAGGAAACTCGGAGACAATCTGCAGCTCAAAGATTGCGTATCAATCAAGATAGTGACAGTGAAACGTCGGATGTACCCTTTGAAACTGCGAGAAGTAAAAGAAACGAGAGAGTGTCTAGAGATTCTGACAGTCAAGACGCCGGCATCCAACCTCGAAGATCTGTTAAACGACCTCGTTATAACGTAGATAGCGATGAAAGTAATTCCGTACCTATAAGAAATCGGCGAAAAATTAAACGGCGATATTATAACGAAGATAGCGACGAAAGCGTACCCGAACCTGCCATTAGTATCAGTAGTAGAGGAAGAGTTAGAAAAATGACTGCACGTGCTAGGGCATTTCTTCTCGAGTCACCCTAG